The nucleotide sequence AAGAGGAAAAACAGGGAACCCCAGAGTCTTCCACCGGCCATCTGGTTGAAAATATTGGGGAGTGTGATGAAGATCAGGGACGGACCTGCATCAGGTTGAACTCCGAAAGCAAATGCAGCTGGGAATATGATAAGTCCGCTGGCAAGTGCTACAAAGGTATCTAGGCCGATAATTCGTACTGCCTCGCCGGTGAGACGGTGTTCTTTTCCGATGTAGGAGCCAAAAATTGAGATGGAACCGATGCCGAGGCTTAAGGTGAAGAAGGCCTGTCCCATAGCTGCATAGATTGTTTCCGAGAGCCCGCTTTCAACCATCTTGGAAAAGTCCGGTACCAAGTAGAACTTCAACCCTTCTCCAGCCCCTTCAAGGAGCATGCTATTGAATGCGAGTACCAACATCAACAAGAGTAGGCCAATCATCATCTTCTTGGTGATTTTTTCAACTCCACTCTGCAGTCCCTTGGCTACAGGAAGGAGACCTAGGATAACTGCAAGGATCATCCAAAACGTCATGTTCCCTGGTTTTTCCAGCATGCTGGAGAAGAATCCACCCACTTGGTCTGCATTCAATCCAGTGAAGTCCCCTTTGATGGTATGTACAAAATAGGAGAGAAGCCAACCGGTAATGGTGGTATAGAACATCATCAATACATAGTTTCCGATGATGGCAAGCTTTCCATAGACATGCCAAGGTTTTTTCTTGGGGGTCAATGTTTCGAATGTGCGTCCAATATTGGTTTGACTCGCTCTTCCGATGGAAAGCTCCATAACCATGACAGGGAGGCCAAGAGTAAACAGGAACAAGACGTAGATCAGCACAAATGCTGCTCCCCCATACCGACCTGCAATATAGGGAAATCGCCATACATTCCCAAGACCTATAGCACATCCTGCTGATAGAAGAATGAAGCCCAATCTGCTTGCCAATGCTTCACGTGTTTTTGTAGCGCCTACACTCATATAATCTCTCTCTCTTTCATTTCTGTATCGAGTTGCTCATTGCAGAAGACAACCGTCATATTTTGAAGTATGATAATGGAAAATGCAACCCAAAATTGCCTAGTGCGTTGACAGAGTCGCCCCACAAGGGCAAGATACGAAGTAACATAGCACGCAAAGAGGTATAACACATGTCCAGTGGAACAGCATTGCAAGCGTATTTGGCAGAAGCCAAAGAGATGAATGGCCCAATGGTGGCCTATACTGCAGCCCTTGACCAGATTGCACAGGTTGACCAGGGTATTGCAGGTCGCATCGTCAATGAGCTGAAAGATCAGCGAACCCACTTGAAGTTGATTGCAAGTGAAAATTTCTCTTCAATTGCTTCCCAGCTTGCAATGGGCAACCTGCTCACCGACAAGTATAGTGAAGGATTTGCATACCACCGCTTCTATGCTGGTTGCGACAACGTTGACGCCATAGAAGCAGCAGCAAGCGAGTATGCTTGTAAGCTTTTTGGGGCAGAACATGCCTATGTGCAACCCCATAGTGGTGCCGATGCAAACTTGGTAGCCTACTGGGCAATCCTCAATACCCGTATCCAGATTCCTGCCTTGGATGAGCTTGGAATTCCCAATCCCAGCAATCTTACTCGAGAGCAATGGGATGAAGTTCGCAAGAAACTGGGTAACCAACGACTGTTGGGCCTTGATTATTACTCTGGGGGCCACCTGACCCATGGTTACCGCCAGAATATTTCAGCCCAGATGTTTGATGCCTATACCTATACCGTTGATGAGAAGAGTGGTCTGCTTGACTATGATGCAATCGAGAAGATGGCACAGGAGATCAAGCCGTTGATTCTGTTGGCAGGATATAGTGCCTATCCCAGAAAAATTGATTTCAAGCGGATGAGTGAAATTGCCCATAGCGTTGGTGCCGTATTTATGGTGGATATGGCTCACTTTGCAGGTTTGGTTGCAGGAAAAGTCTTCACCGGCAACTATGACCCTGTACTATGGGCTGATGTGGTTACTACCACGACCCATAAGACTTTACGTGGACCACGAGGTGGCATGGTACTTTGCAAGAAGGAGTTCTCAGAGAGTGTCGACAAGGGTTGCCCTTTGGTACTCGGTGGACCCCTTCCTCATGTCATGGCCGCAAAAGCCATCGCATTCAAGGAAGCACTCGACCCTTCTTTCCAGGCCTATGCACAGAGTATCGTAAAAAACTCCGAGGCCTTGGCCAAAGCATGCCTTGATGAAGGTATTCCTGTTGCAACAGGAGGAACGGACAACCACCTGATGCTTCTTGATGTCAGGCCCTTTGACCTGAACGGTAGGCAAGCTGAGACAGCCCTCAGGGAGTGTGGTGTTACCCTAAACAGGAATGCTCTCCCCTTTGACCCCAACGGTCCCTGGTACACGAGCGGGCTTCGTATTGGAACCCCTGCTGTAACGACGCTCAAGATGGGCGAGCCAGAAATGAAAGAGATTGCTTCCATCATTGCGTTGGTGCTTAATCATACCAAACCGCTGATTCTCACCAAGGGAGCAAATGCAGGACAGCCTAGCAAGGCAAAAGCAGTGACCGAGGAAGGGGCAAAGAGAGAAGCCCAGGACCGTGTTCTGACTTTGCTGGAGAAGTTCAAACTCTATCCAGAGTTGGACCTTCCCTTTCTGGAGAAACATTTTCCACTCGACAATAACGAGCGGTGATGATAGCATTGACGATGGTGGAGGTAAGAGATGAGTAAGATTGTAGAGAATCTGCGCTACAGCAAGGATCATGAATGGGTTCGCATTGAGGGTGACTTGGCCTATGTCGGTATCACAGACCATGCACAACATGAACTGGGTGAGATTGTCTTTGTTGAGCTTCCTCCCCTTGGTGAGCGATATCGCAAGGGAGAAGAGATTTCCACCGTCGAGAGTGTCAAGGCAGCTTCGGCCATCATCAACCCAATTGAGGGTGTGGTGCATGAGGCGAATGAGGACCTTGATGGTTCTCCTGAATTGATCAATGAGGATTGTTATGCTCATCATCTCTACATTCTTACCTCATTCTCAGAGGATGATTATGGTGAATTGTTGGATGCTGAGGCATACCAAGCATATCTAGAGACTCTATAGAGAAAACACAATAATGAGCCGCCAGATTCTGGCGGCCTTTATTTGCCCATATCCTGGAGGCATAGATGATTTATCCCTATATTCCCCATACTGATGAAGACCGGAAGATCATGCTGGAAGCTATCGGCCTTTCTTCAATGGAGGAGCTTTTTTCAGGTTTGTCGGAGGATATACTCCTCTCTGATTCAGTCCCGATCAGTCAGGGAAGAACTGAAGACGAAGTGCAGCGAATGATTGACTCCATTGCACAGCGAAATGTACGTGGTATACCGTTCTTGGGTTGTGGTTGTTACGACCATATTGTTCCCTCCACGGTTGAGGCGCTTTCCAGTTTGCCCTCATTCGTGACTGCATACACACCATACCAGGCAGAGATGAGCCAGGGCTTGCTCCAGGCAATCTATGAGTTCCAGAGCATGGTTTGTGAAATTACTTCAATGGATGTGGCAAATGCCTCTCTCTATGATGGTGCAAATGCCGCAACTGAGGCGGCTTCCTTGATGGTGAGTGCAAAGCGGCATGCTTCGGTGGTGTTGGTCTCCTCTACCATCCATCCATTTAGCTTGCAGGTCTTGCAGACTTGGGCAAAAGGAACGGGAAGATTGCTGAGGATGGTTGCTGAAAAGGATGGGGTGGTTGACCTCTCTTCGCTTCCTGCTCTCTTGGATGCTGGCTGTGCTGGTTTGATTGTCCAGAGCCCTAACCGGTATGGCCTATTGGAATCTTATGAGGGTGTGGCAGAAATACTTCATGAGCAAAAAGCTCTTTTGGCTATCTCCAATGATCCGCTGTCACTTGCCATGCAGAAATCTCCTGGCGGATGGGGTGCTGATGTTGCCATTGGTGACACGCAGTCCTTGGGTCTTCCCCTTGCCTATGGTGGACCGAGTTGTGGGTATATGGCCGTGAAGGAAGCGCTTTTAAGAAAACTTCCGGGTCGCTTGGTTGGTATGAGTGAAGATGCAAAAGGAAGGAAAGGATTCACCCTGACGTTTCAGGCAAGAGAGCAACATATCAAGCGGGAGCGGGCGACAAGCAATATCTGTTCCAATCATGCTCTTGCAGCACTTATGACAACCATCCACCTTTCCAGTCTCGGGTGGGATGGTATGGTTGAAGCTGCAAACCAAAGCTATGCAAAGGCCCATTACCTGGCATACCATCTAGCCCAGCTTCCAGGGATGGCCGTGGTTTGGGACAAGCCCTTCTGGTGTGAATTTCCCTTGGTTTTTTCTGATCCCAAACGTTTGAGGAAGTTCATGCAGGAGCTTCGCAATGAAGGGATTTTCGCAGGGGTGAGACTTTCAACCTTGACCCGACAGGTCAAGGATGAGTTGGTTCTCCTTGTGGCAGTAACAGAAAAGCGTAGTCGTGAGGAGCTGGAGCTCTATCTGGCTGCAGCACGGAGGGTGATGAAATGAGAGAGCCGCTATTGATTGACCAATCAAGACAAGGAAGAAAAGCGTACTGTTATCCTCCACTGGATCTACCCAAGGGGTTTTACCAGGCGCTTCCTCCTCTTCCTGAATCGATCCAGCGAGAGGAACCTGCTCGTCTGCCTGAAGTATCTGAACTGGATGTGGTAAGACATTTTACCCGTCTCTCCACGATGGCGCACGGGGTGGACAACGGAATGTATCCCCTTGGTTCCTGTACAATGAAATATAATCCCAAGCTCAGCGAGCATATTGCAAAAATGGAATCATTTACCAAAATCCATCCCCTGCAGGATGTCTCTACAACGCAGGGCAGCCTCTCCATCATGTTCAATCTTTTGGAGGACCTTTCCTCCATTACCGGAATGAAATGGGGGACGCTGCAACCCTTGGCTGGGGCTCATGGTGAATATACTGGATTAAAAATGGTCAAAGCCTACTTCCAGAAGCGAGGGGAGACCGGTCGTACCAAGATACTCATCCCTTCCAGCGCCCATGGTACCAATCCCGCCAGTGCAATGGTGAATGGATTTGAAGTGCTATCCATTGGAGCCAATGAGAAAGGCCAAGTGGATCTGGATGATCTTGAGGCGAAGCTTGATGATTCTGTTGCTGCCCT is from uncultured Sphaerochaeta sp. and encodes:
- a CDS encoding sodium-dependent transporter, which produces MSVGATKTREALASRLGFILLSAGCAIGLGNVWRFPYIAGRYGGAAFVLIYVLFLFTLGLPVMVMELSIGRASQTNIGRTFETLTPKKKPWHVYGKLAIIGNYVLMMFYTTITGWLLSYFVHTIKGDFTGLNADQVGGFFSSMLEKPGNMTFWMILAVILGLLPVAKGLQSGVEKITKKMMIGLLLLMLVLAFNSMLLEGAGEGLKFYLVPDFSKMVESGLSETIYAAMGQAFFTLSLGIGSISIFGSYIGKEHRLTGEAVRIIGLDTFVALASGLIIFPAAFAFGVQPDAGPSLIFITLPNIFNQMAGGRLWGSLFFLFMSFAALSTLIAVFENIISFWIDAKGVDRKKATLFNGIAIALLSLPCILGFNVLSGFQPLGPGTGVLDLEDFIVSSTLLPLGSLFFTIYCTWRYGWGWDKFIAEADSGSSGLQFPKILRPYFQYVLPAIILGIFLKGYWDIFIA
- a CDS encoding glycine hydroxymethyltransferase, with the translated sequence MSSGTALQAYLAEAKEMNGPMVAYTAALDQIAQVDQGIAGRIVNELKDQRTHLKLIASENFSSIASQLAMGNLLTDKYSEGFAYHRFYAGCDNVDAIEAAASEYACKLFGAEHAYVQPHSGADANLVAYWAILNTRIQIPALDELGIPNPSNLTREQWDEVRKKLGNQRLLGLDYYSGGHLTHGYRQNISAQMFDAYTYTVDEKSGLLDYDAIEKMAQEIKPLILLAGYSAYPRKIDFKRMSEIAHSVGAVFMVDMAHFAGLVAGKVFTGNYDPVLWADVVTTTTHKTLRGPRGGMVLCKKEFSESVDKGCPLVLGGPLPHVMAAKAIAFKEALDPSFQAYAQSIVKNSEALAKACLDEGIPVATGGTDNHLMLLDVRPFDLNGRQAETALRECGVTLNRNALPFDPNGPWYTSGLRIGTPAVTTLKMGEPEMKEIASIIALVLNHTKPLILTKGANAGQPSKAKAVTEEGAKREAQDRVLTLLEKFKLYPELDLPFLEKHFPLDNNER
- the gcvH gene encoding glycine cleavage system protein GcvH, whose product is MSKIVENLRYSKDHEWVRIEGDLAYVGITDHAQHELGEIVFVELPPLGERYRKGEEISTVESVKAASAIINPIEGVVHEANEDLDGSPELINEDCYAHHLYILTSFSEDDYGELLDAEAYQAYLETL
- the gcvPA gene encoding aminomethyl-transferring glycine dehydrogenase subunit GcvPA, coding for MIYPYIPHTDEDRKIMLEAIGLSSMEELFSGLSEDILLSDSVPISQGRTEDEVQRMIDSIAQRNVRGIPFLGCGCYDHIVPSTVEALSSLPSFVTAYTPYQAEMSQGLLQAIYEFQSMVCEITSMDVANASLYDGANAATEAASLMVSAKRHASVVLVSSTIHPFSLQVLQTWAKGTGRLLRMVAEKDGVVDLSSLPALLDAGCAGLIVQSPNRYGLLESYEGVAEILHEQKALLAISNDPLSLAMQKSPGGWGADVAIGDTQSLGLPLAYGGPSCGYMAVKEALLRKLPGRLVGMSEDAKGRKGFTLTFQAREQHIKRERATSNICSNHALAALMTTIHLSSLGWDGMVEAANQSYAKAHYLAYHLAQLPGMAVVWDKPFWCEFPLVFSDPKRLRKFMQELRNEGIFAGVRLSTLTRQVKDELVLLVAVTEKRSREELELYLAAARRVMK